A genome region from Desulfovibrio legallii includes the following:
- a CDS encoding fumarate hydratase produces MKEIQYEDIARAVAQLAVEACYRLPADMTAAMRRAREAEPSPVGRNILDQLLENAAIAAQGEVPLCQDTGLAVVFAEVGQEVHIVGGAFEDAVNEGVRRGYVDGYLRKSCVAEPLFERKNTGDNAPAVLHTRLVPGDGLRLRLAPKGAGSENKSVLKMLVPADGIEGVRKVVLEAILAAGPNSCPPLVVGVGLGGTMELAAICAKRAAARDLESRNPDPRYAAFEDELLEMINKTGVGPQGLGGATTALKVHVEWAPTHIASLPVAVNINCHAARHAEVVL; encoded by the coding sequence ATGAAGGAAATTCAGTACGAAGACATTGCGCGGGCCGTGGCGCAGCTGGCCGTGGAGGCCTGCTACCGCCTGCCCGCGGACATGACGGCGGCCATGCGCAGGGCCCGCGAGGCCGAACCCTCGCCCGTGGGCCGCAACATTCTGGATCAGCTGCTGGAAAACGCGGCCATCGCCGCCCAGGGCGAAGTGCCCCTTTGCCAGGATACGGGCCTGGCCGTGGTCTTCGCCGAGGTGGGGCAGGAGGTGCACATCGTGGGCGGCGCTTTTGAGGACGCCGTTAACGAGGGCGTGCGCCGGGGGTATGTGGACGGCTATTTGCGCAAGTCCTGTGTGGCGGAGCCGCTTTTTGAGCGCAAAAACACCGGGGACAACGCCCCGGCTGTGCTCCATACCCGGCTGGTGCCTGGCGACGGTCTGCGCCTGCGGCTGGCCCCCAAGGGAGCCGGATCGGAAAACAAAAGCGTGCTCAAAATGCTGGTGCCCGCGGACGGCATAGAAGGCGTGCGCAAGGTGGTGCTGGAGGCCATCCTGGCGGCGGGCCCCAATTCCTGTCCGCCCCTGGTGGTGGGCGTGGGCCTGGGCGGCACCATGGAGCTGGCCGCCATCTGCGCCAAGCGCGCGGCCGCGCGCGATCTGGAGAGCCGCAACCCCGACCCGCGCTACGCGGCCTTTGAGGACGAGCTGCTGGAGATGATCAACAAGACCGGCGTGGGCCCGCAGGGCCTGGGCGGGGCGACCACGGCCCTTAAGGTGCATGTGGAGTGGGCCCCCACCCACATCGCTTCCCTGCCGGTGGCCGTCAATATCAA
- a CDS encoding SLC13 family permease, with translation MKRSFLLAVVVVMAVLLAGQDVFAAQQLGIKLPDDPTKAYITLGILFVAAVMFFTEVVPLPVTALLVPIALSLTHVITSKVAFSYFGNPTVVLFMAMFIVGEATFITGFADKVGALAVKLSKGSPIKLLVYAMAAVGLLSTVLSNTGTTVVAVPMIMGMCLKAKLAPGKVLMPVAFAASLGGTVSLVGTPPNGIINSMLAQTGQTPFGFFEFGLIGVPLLVAGLVYYGLLGHRFLPDVAPVDDDVVTESAQHRRENKMWHAMIIFAFVVVMMASELMPLTTAAMLGACLMIITGCMTMREAFRSVDWTTIFLFAGMLSMSAAMDKSGAAAIVANAVVSLVHDPWMLMLVCCALTAIITNFMSNTATAALMAPLALPIAMGSGISPLPIAMGIAMSASCCFLTPIATPPNTIVLGPGRYSFMDYVKAGWLLQVISLLMCWLLIPLIWPFH, from the coding sequence ATGAAACGGTCCTTCTTACTGGCGGTGGTTGTGGTTATGGCGGTGCTCCTGGCAGGGCAGGACGTGTTCGCCGCCCAGCAGCTGGGCATCAAGCTGCCGGATGATCCCACAAAAGCCTACATCACCCTGGGCATTCTGTTCGTGGCGGCCGTCATGTTCTTTACCGAGGTAGTGCCGCTGCCCGTCACCGCGCTGCTGGTGCCCATCGCCCTCTCTCTTACCCATGTCATTACCTCTAAAGTGGCCTTCAGCTACTTCGGCAATCCCACGGTGGTGCTGTTCATGGCCATGTTCATCGTGGGCGAGGCCACCTTTATCACCGGCTTTGCGGATAAGGTGGGCGCGCTGGCGGTGAAGCTCTCCAAAGGCAGCCCCATCAAGCTGCTGGTTTACGCCATGGCCGCGGTGGGCCTGCTTTCCACCGTGCTGTCCAACACCGGCACCACCGTGGTGGCCGTGCCCATGATCATGGGCATGTGCCTCAAGGCCAAGCTGGCCCCCGGCAAGGTGCTTATGCCCGTGGCTTTTGCAGCTTCCCTGGGCGGCACGGTTTCTCTGGTGGGCACGCCGCCCAACGGCATTATCAACTCCATGCTGGCCCAGACCGGCCAGACGCCTTTCGGCTTTTTTGAGTTCGGCCTTATCGGCGTGCCCCTGCTGGTGGCCGGCTTGGTTTATTACGGTCTCCTCGGCCACCGCTTCCTGCCCGACGTGGCCCCGGTGGACGACGACGTGGTGACCGAAAGCGCCCAGCACCGGCGCGAGAACAAAATGTGGCACGCCATGATCATCTTTGCCTTTGTGGTCGTCATGATGGCCAGCGAGCTGATGCCCCTGACCACGGCGGCCATGCTGGGGGCCTGCCTGATGATCATCACGGGCTGCATGACCATGCGCGAGGCCTTCCGCAGCGTGGACTGGACCACTATCTTCCTGTTTGCGGGCATGCTTTCCATGTCCGCGGCCATGGACAAGTCCGGCGCGGCGGCCATTGTGGCCAACGCCGTGGTCAGTCTGGTGCACGACCCCTGGATGCTCATGCTGGTCTGTTGCGCGCTCACGGCCATCATCACCAATTTTATGTCCAACACGGCCACGGCGGCCCTTATGGCCCCGCTGGCCCTGCCCATCGCCATGGGCAGCGGCATCTCCCCCCTGCCCATCGCCATGGGCATTGCCATGTCCGCCTCCTGCTGCTTCCTCACGCCCATTGCCACGCCGCCCAACACCATCGTGCTGGGCCCCGGCCGGTATTCCTTTATGGACTACGTCAAAGCGGGCTGGCTGCTGCAGGTTATCAGCCTGCTCATGTGCTGGCTGCTCATTCCGCTTATCTGGCCTTTCCACTAG